The Streptomyces armeniacus genomic interval CGAGCGCGCCCCCGGCCGGGTCCTGGACCCGCCCGGGGGCGCGGGCATGGAATTATGTCCTCACCGCCAACCGGAGGCGCACACGGTCCGGTTGAGCGGCAGAGCCTGCTGGGGGAGGAACGATGGTGGACAGCTTCGGGCCCGCGATGCCCGTGCCCGACACACACCGGGATCCGGACGTGCAGGGATCGCGCGGCTGCGGGCCGCGTGAGGAGCCGATCCGGGTGCTTGTCGTGGACGACCACGCGCTGTTCCGGCGCGGCCTGGAGATCGTCCTGGCGCAGGAGGAGGACATCCAGGTCATCGGGGAGGCCGGGGACGGCGCCGAGGCCGTGGACAAGGCCGCGGACCTGCTGCCCGACATCGTGCTGATGGATGTGCGCATGCCGAAGCGCGGCGGCATCGAGGCCTGCACGTCCATCAAGGAGGTCGCTCCCAGCGCGAAGATCATCATGCTGACGATCAGCGACGAGGAGGCCGACCTCTACGACGCGATCAAGGCGGGCGCCACGGGCTATCTGCTCAAGGAGATCTCCACCGACGAGGTGTCCACCGCGATCCGGGCGGTGGCCGACGGCCAGTCCCAGATCAGCCCGTCGATGGCGGCAAAGCTGCTCACCGAGTTCAAGTCCATGATCCAGCGCACGGACGAGAGCAAGCTGGTGCCGGCGCCCCGGCTCACCGACCGGGAGCTGGAGGTGCTCAAGCTCGTCGCGACCGGCATGAACAACCGCGACATCGCCAAGGAGCTCTTCATCAGTGAGAACACGGTGAAGAACCACGTGCGCAACATCCTGGAGAAGCTCCAGCTGCACTCCCGTATGGAGGCCGTGGTGTACGCGATGCGGGAGAAGATCCTCGAGATCCGCTGACCCCCGCACCGGCCCCCGGCCCCGCGCCCGCCCTCAGTCCGCCTCGCGCTGCGCGTGCGCGATCTCCGCCTCGAGCGCGCCCCGTACGTCCGCCGCCGCGCCCTCCAGCCGCTCCAGCCGCACCTGTGAGCACCCAGCCCAGGACGCCGCCTCGACGAGCGCGCGCGCCATCGGCTCCGCCGCCTTGGGCGTACGCAGCGACAGCTGCCGCGCGATCAGCGTCCGCCCCTCACGGGCCGGGTCGACGCGGCCCATCAGCTTTCCGCCCGCGAGCAGCGGCATCGCGAAGTACCCGTGCACCCGCTTCGGCCGGGGGACGTACGCCTCCAGCCGGTGCGTGAAGTCGAAGATCCGCAGCGTGCGCGGCCGGTCCCAGATCAGCGAGTCGAACGGGGACAGCAGCGTCGTACGGTGTCTGCCGCGCGGCGTCTCGGTCAGCGCCGCCGGGTCCGCCCAGGCGGGCCGGGCCCAGCCCGCCACCTCGACCGGCACCAGGTCCGTGTCGGCGACGACGGCGGTCACTTGGTCCCGCTTCAGCCGGTGGTAGTCGGCGAGGTCCGCCTCCGTGGCGACGCCCATGGCCGTGCCCGCCTGTGCGACCAGGCGCCGTATGCACTCGTGGTCGTCGATGTCGTCGTGCAGCAGCGGGTCCGGGATGGCGCGCTCCGCCAGGTCGTACACCCGCTTCCAGCCGCGCCGCTCCGTGCAGACCACCTCGCCGGTGTCGAGCAGCCACTCCACCGCGATCTTGGTCTCGGACCAGTCGAACCACTCGCCGCCGTTCTTGCCGCCGCCCAGCTCCGTCGTCGTCAGCGGTCCCTCCGCCTTGAGCCGGTCCCGCACGGCCGCGCACGCCGCGTCCCGGTCCTGCAGCCGGTGCCAGCGGTGGCCGCGGGCCTGCATCGCCCGCCGCCGGAAGGCGAAGTGCGGCCACTCCTCGACGGGCAGGATGCAGGCGGCATGCGACCAATACTCGAACGAGTGGCCCCCCGTCCAGTACGCCGCCTCCACCGTCTCGCGGCCCACCGCACCCAGCCGTGCGTACGGCACCAGCTCGTGCGAGCGGGCCAGCACCGAGATGGTGTCGAGCTGCACGGCGCCCAGCCGCCGGAGCAGCCCGCGCACCCCCGCGCGCCGGTCCGGGGCGCCGAGCAGGCCCTGCGCGCGCAGCGCGATGCGGCGGGCCTCGTCGGCGGACAGGGAGAGCTCGGTCGTCGTGTCGCACACCGCAGTCATGGCGCACACCCTAAGTGCCGCCACTGACAACGCCTCAGGGCGCGGCCAGGTACGGCGTCCCGCCCGTACGCCCCCAGTCCGACGGCAGCAGCGCCCCGGTCCAGGCGTCGCGCCGCGTGCCCCGGTGCACGATGCGGGCCCGCTGCACGCCCTCCATGACGAAGCCGAGCCGGATCGCCACCGCGCGGGACGCGTGGTTGCCCGCGGTGGCGATCCACTCCAGCCGCTCGACGCCCAGCCCGGCGAACGCCCAGTCGATCACCGCGCGCCCGGCCTCCACCGTGTAGCCCTTGCCGCGCTGCTCCTTGGCGGTCCAGAAGCCCAGCTCGGCCTGGCGTTCCGCGGTGCGCAGGTGCGCGATGCGGACCAGGCCCATGGAGCCGACGAGGGCGCCTTCGCGGGTGAAGACGCCGAAGTTGTACGTGGTGTCGTCGCGCCAGCCGGCCGGGCTGGCGTTGAGCACGAACTCCTCCGCGTCGTCACGCGTGTACGGGTCCGGCACGGGTATCCAGCGCGGGATCTCCGGATCCTGGCAGGCCGCGTGCACGGATTCGGTGTCCCGCGCGTCGAACGGGCGCAGCAGCAGGCGCCCGGTGCTGAGAGTGATCGGCTCCATGCCGCCATTCTCGCCGGACCCGGCACCTTCGGGACCTCCGGCACGTTGGGGGTACAGCGGGCCTCGCCCCTGTCTTACGATGGCCGGTGCGGCGGGGGACCACTCCGCTGTGCCCGCGCACCAGACCGTGCTCAGGCCCGACCGGCAAGGAGTCACCCTACGTGTCCGTCTTCGGCAAGCTCATGCGCGCAGGTGAGGGCAAAATCCTGCGCAAGCTGGACCGCATCGCGCGGCAGGTGAATTCCATCGAAGAGGATTTCGTCGACCTCTCCGACGCCGAGCTCAGGGCGCTCACGGACGAGTACAGGGAGCGGTACGAGGGCGGCGAGAGCCTGGACGACCTGATGCCGGAGGCCTTCGCCACCGTGCGCGAGGCGGCCAAGCGCGTGCTGGGTCAGCGGCACTACGACGTGCAGTTGCAGGGCGGCGCGGCGCTGCACCTCGGTTACGTCGCGGAGATGAAGACCGGTGAGGGCAAGACCCTGGTCAGCACCCTGCCCGCGTATCTCAACGCGATCTCCGGCGACGGCGTGCACATCATCACCGTGAACGACTACCTCGCGGAGCGCGACTCCGAGTGGATGGGCCGGGTGCACCGCTTCCTGGGCCTGTCGGTCGGCTGCATCCTGGCGAACATGGCGCCGACGCAGCGCCGCGAGCAGTACGCCTGCGACATCACGTACGGCACGAACAACGAGTTCGGCTTCGACTACCTCCGCGACAACATGGCCTGGTCGCAGGAGGAGCTGGTGCAGCGCGGGCACAACTACGCGATCGTCGACGAGGTCGACTCCATCCTCGTCGACGAGGCGCGGACGCCGCTGATCATCTCCGGCCCGGCGGACCAGGCGACGAAGTGGTACAGCGACTTCGCCAAGCTCGTGAAGCGGCTGGAGAAGGGCGAGGCGGGCGACCCGCGCGTCCAGAAGCCGGAGACCGGCGACTACGAGATCGACGAGAAGAAGCGGACCGTCGCCATCCACGAGGCGGGCGTCGGGAAGGTCGAGGACTGGCTCGGCATCGACAACCTCTACGAGTCGGTGAACACCCCGCTGGTCGGCTATCTCAACAACGCCATCAAGGCCAAGGAGCTCTACAAGAAGGACAAGGACTACGTCGTCCTGGACGGCGAAGTCATGATCGTCGACGAGCACACCGGCCGTATCCTCGCCGGCCGGCGCTACAACGAGGGCATGCACCAGGCGATCGAGGCGAAGGAGGAGGTGGAGATCAAGGACGAGAACCAGACGCTCGCCACGATCACCCTCCAGAACTTCTTCCGCCTCTACGACAAGCTCTCCGGCATGACCGGTACGGCCATGACGGAGGCCGCCGAGTTCCACCAGATCTACAAGCTCGGCGTGGTCCCGATCCCGACGCACCGCGCGCTCGCCCGCGCCGACAAGGCCGACCTGATCTACCGCACGGAGGTCGCGAAGTTCGACGCCGTCGTCGACGACATCGCGGAGAAGTACGAGAAGGGCCAGCCGGTGCTGGTCGGCACCACCTCCGTGGAGAAGTCGGAGTACCTCTCGAAGCAGCTCAACAAGCGCGGCGTGCGCCACGAGGTGCTGAACGCGAAGCAGCACGACCGTGAGGCGGCGATCGTCGCCCAGGCGGGCCGCAAGGGCTCCGTCACGGTCGCGACGAACATGGCGGGCCGCGGTACGGACATCAAGCTCGGCGGGAACCCGGACGACATCGCCGAGGCCGAGCTGCGCGCCAAGGGCATGGACCCGCTGGAGGACGCCGAGCAGTGGGCGGCGGCGCTGCCGGCCGCGCTGGAGCGCGCGGAGAAGGCGGTCGAGGCGGAGTTCGCCGAGGTCAAGGACCTCGGCGGGCTGTACGTGCTGGGCACCGAGCGGCACGAGTCGCGGCGTATCGACAACCAGCTGCGCGGCCGTTCCGGCCGTCAGGGCGACCCCGGCGAGTCCCGGTTCTACCTCTCGCTGGGCGACGACCTGATGCGCCTCTTCAAGGCGCAGATGGTCGAGCGCGTGATGTCCATGGCGAACGTGCCGGACGACGTGCCGATCGAGAACAAGATGGTCACCCGCGCCATCGCCTCCGCGCAGTCCCAGGTCGAGCAGCAGAACTTCGAGATCCGCAAGAACGTCCTGAAGTACGACGAGGTCCTCAACCGGCAGCGCGAGGTCATCTACGGCGAGCGCCGCCGGGTCCTCGCCGGCGAGGACCTGCACGAGCAGGTGCGGCACTTCATGGACGACACGATCGAGGCGTACGTCCAGGCGGAGACCGTCGAGGGGTTCGCCGAGGAGTGGGACCTGGACCGGCTGTGGGGCGCGTTCAAGCAGCTCTACCCGGTGTCGGTCACCGTCGAGGAGCTGGAGGACGCGGCGGGCGAGCGCGAGGGCATCACCGCGGACTTCATCATCGACGCCATCAAGGACGACGTCCACGAGCGGTACGACAAGCGCGAGGAGGAGCTCGGCTCCGACATCATGCGCGAGCTCGAGCGCCGCGTGGTCCTCTCCGTGCTCGACCGCAAGTGGCGTGAGCACCTCTACGAGATGGACTACCTCCAGGAGGGCATCGGCCTGCGCGCGATGGCCCAGAAGGACCCGCTGGTCGAGTACCAGCGGGAGGGCTTCGACATGTTCCAGGCCATGATGGACGGCATCAAGGAGGAGTCCGTCGGCTACCTGTTCAACCTGGAGGTGCAGGTCGAGCAGCAGGTCGAGGAGGTCCCCGTCGAGGACGAGGCCGCCGAGGGCAAGCCGTCCCTGGAGAAGGAGCCGCAGGACGCGGTGCCGGCCGGAGTGGCGCCCGCGATCCGCGCGAAGGGCCTGGACGCCCCGCAGCGGCCCGACCGGCTGCACTTCTCCGCGCCGACCGCCGAGGGCGGCGTCGTCGAGGGCGAGATGCCCGCGGCGGGCGCGGGCCCCGACGGTGCCGAGCCGGACACCGGCGGTGCGGACGGCGGTCCCGTCCGGTCCGAGGCCGACGGCATGACGCGGGCGGAGCGCCGCAAGAAGGCGCAGAAGGGCCGCCGCCGGAAGAAGTGACCGCGGCGCGCGGCTGAACGCGCGTGTGCACGGGGCCCGCTCGGCCGGAAAGGCCGGACGGGCCCGCGCGTGTACGGGGCGTGCAGGCGCGCGTACGGTCATCCGCGGCCGGCGGTGCGTACGCCGTCCAGCTCGACCGCGGAGCAGCGCCAGCGCAGGTCCGCGCACAGCTCCAGCCGGAACGCCATCGCCCGGGTGCGGCTGCCCGTCGTGATCCGGGCGAACGCCTCGACCACCCCGGACACGGGCTGCTGCCCGCCGACGGCGAGCACCGCCTGGGCGGAGCGGTTCGTTCCGCGCGGCCGCAGCGGCGTGTGCGCCGCGAGCCGGGTCAACTGGTCGAACGCCTCGCCCCGTACGTGCCCGAGCAGCGAGTGCACCGGCCGCCTGCCGCTCAGCACGAGCTGCAGCTGCTGGGCGAACCACTGGTGCGGCTGGTGTTCGCGGTCCCGCCGCGCGGCGGCGCGCAGCGCCGACTCCTCGGGACGCGCGCGCCGCGGCCCGGTGCCGGGCCGGCGCGGGTCCCGCCGCCCGGGCGGGCCCTTGCGCGGTGAGCCGGTGCGGCCGGGCGCGTGCCGCCGCCCGTGGCCCGCGGCGTCGTCCGTACGCCCTGTCTCGTATTCACATCTGGCGCTGCGGCCGAGAGCTCGGGTGTAGAACCGGGGGATGGTTTTTTGTTTATTAGTGGACACGTCTAGGTCTTATCCCATAGCCTTCTGCGTGAGCGTCAGATTTGTAGAAGGGACAGGTGTGGGGATTGGGAGGGGTTTGGGGGGGTGGTTGTGGTGGAGGGCGGTGATCATTTTGATGATGCCGGCGATGCCGGCGGCGGCTTGGGTGTGGCCGATGTTGGATTTGAGGGTGCCGAGGTGGAGGGGTTGGTTGGTGGGGCGTTGGGGGGCGTAGGTGTGGTGGAGGGCTTGGGCTTCGATGGGGTCGCCGAGGGTGGTGGCGGTGCCGTGGGCTTCGATGGCGTCGATGTCGTGGGGGGTGAGGTGGGCGTTGTGGAGTGCTTGTTGGATGGCGTGTTGTTGTGCGGGGCCGTTGGGTGCGGTGAGGCCGTTGCTGGCGCCGTCTTGGTTGATGGCGCTGCCGCGGAGGATGGCGTGGATGTGGTGGCCGTGGTGTTGGGCGTCGGTGAGGCGTTCGAGGAGGAGGATGGCGAGGCCGTCGGAGAAGCCGGTGCCGTCGGCGGTGGTGTCGAAGCTGCGGCAGCGTCCGTCGGGGGAGAGGGCGCGTTGGCGGGAGAATTCGATGAAGACGGTGGGGGTGGCCATGATGGTGACGCCGGCGGCGATGGCGAGGGTGGTTTCGCCGTTGCGGAGGGATTGGATGGCGAGGTGGGTGGCGACCAGGGAGGAGGAGCAGGCGGTGTCGATGGTCAAGGCGGGGCCCTGGAACCCGTACGTATACGCCACCCGGCCGGATGCGACCGCGCCCAGTGTGCCCAGGCCCCAGTACCCCTGGAGGCGGGTGCGGTCCGCGTGCGCCAGATACGCGTAGTCGGTTCCGGTCACCCCGGCGTAGACGCCGGTGTCGGTGCCGCGCCTGGACTCGGGGTCGATGCCCGCGTCCTCGAACGCCCGCCACACGCCCTCCAGCAGCAGCCGCTGCTGCGGATCCATCGCCAGCGCCTCACGTGGACTGATCCCGAAGAACTCGGCGTCGAAGTCCGCCACTCCGCGCAGGAATCCACCGCCCCGCGTGGCGGCCGTACCGGGATGGTCGGGGTCGGGGTGGTACAGCCCGTCGAGGTCCCAGCCCCGGTCGGTGGGGAAGGCGGAGATCGCGTCCCGGCCCTCGGCCAGCAACCGCCACAGCTCCTCGGGTGAGTCCGCCCCGCCCGGAAGCCGGCACGCCATCCCGACCACCGCGATCGGTTCCTCCTCACCGGCGTCGGCTGAGGCGGTGCCGGCGGACACCCGGGCCGCCGTGCGCTGCCGCGGTGCGTCGCCGGTGGCCAGCCCGAGCCTGGAGAGCAGGTACGCGGCCACCGCCTCCGGGGTGGGCTGGTCGAAGAGCATCGTCAACGGCAGCTCTGTGCCGTACAGCCGGCCCAGCTGCTGGGTCAGTTCGACCGCGGCCAGGGAGTTGTAGCCGTAGTCCAGATACGGCCGGGAGGGATCGATCTCGCCCGGCTCCTGGCCCAGCAGGGCCGCCGTCTCCGCCAGTACGACGTCCAGCACGACGCGGTGCCGGTCCCGTTCGGACGCCTGAGCCGCCTGCTCGGCTTCCGCGGTGGTCGGTCGCTCGCCCACGTTCCACTCTCCCTTTCGAGAACCGGCGCTATGCGGTGGCCGCCGAGAGCACGGCGTCCGTGGTGCGCCACACGGCTTCTGCCTCGGTCTTGAAGACCGGACCGGCCAGGGGGATCTGGAGTCCGAGGCCGTTGACGAAGGAGATCGCGTACATCGCCGGGCCGGTCGTGGCGACCAGCTGCCAGACGCCGCCGAGGTCCACCCCGTACGCCTGCTTCGTACGCTCCACGACGACGGCGTTGCGCTCGAGAAGAGCGCCGGTGATCGTCAGATAGTCCGGGCCGTCGCCGAGTCCCGCCCGCGCGTCCGCCAGCGACTCCCCGACGTCCACCGTGAGATGGGCGTTGTAGCCGGTCATGGCGGTCCGCACCGGCGAGCTGTCGCAGCGGTGCGCCAGGTCGAAGTGCCGCTTCCAGTGCGGCGGGACGGGCCGGCCCAGGAACTCGTCGTGCAGGATCTCCAGATAGCGCCGCAGCAGTCCGGGCGTGAAGGCATGTCCGAAGTCGGGGTCCGCGAACTCCGTCTCGTGCAGGAGCGGTTGCATGACCTCGCGTTCCATCGCGTCGAGCCCGACGGCGAACAGCCCGCGCCGGTCGTGGTGGCGTACGAGGATCGCGGTGATCTTCCGGTTTCTGGCGACCGCCTCGTCGAACCGCTCCAACGGGTCGTCCCCGTCGAGCGTCGAGGTGTCGGACAGCGCGATGACAGTGCGCTGTTCCTCCTCCGACAGCGGGGTGCCGCACGCCGAGGCGGCCCGTGCGGACGGGGTTTGAGCCGCGTCCGCCGGGGTCGCGTGGGCGGCTGTCACCGGGATGGTGGACATGGCCGTTGCCAGTGCCGTACCGGCGAGCAGGCCGCGCAGGGCGGGCCGTCGCCGCCCGCGTACGGGGTGCTGCTCGCTGGTCGTTGTCGTCGGCATTCTTGTATCTCCGTACGTTCGCGCTGTGCGGTGTCGCCGGGCGCGCCGCCGCTGTTCGGGGTCGGGGGTTCGGGACGAGGGCCGGCGCGGGGCCGGACGGGGGAGTGAGGCCCGGCCGGCCCGCTCAGAAGCGGAGTGCGGCAGCGGCGGCGAAGTCCCCCGCGTGGGCGAAGCCGGCGGCGACCACCAGGTCGCCGGGCTTGATCCGGCCGTCCGTCAGCGCCTCGTGCAGCGTCACTGGTGCGGCGGCGCCGTAGAGGTTGCCGTAGCGGTCATAGGTGTCCGGATGGCGCTCGGGCGCGATGCCGAGGGCCGTGCGCCAGTTGCGCAGGAAGATCCGGTTCGGCTGGTTGGTGATGAGCACGTCGATGTCCTCGACG includes:
- a CDS encoding GNAT family N-acetyltransferase, with the protein product MEPITLSTGRLLLRPFDARDTESVHAACQDPEIPRWIPVPDPYTRDDAEEFVLNASPAGWRDDTTYNFGVFTREGALVGSMGLVRIAHLRTAERQAELGFWTAKEQRGKGYTVEAGRAVIDWAFAGLGVERLEWIATAGNHASRAVAIRLGFVMEGVQRARIVHRGTRRDAWTGALLPSDWGRTGGTPYLAAP
- the secA gene encoding preprotein translocase subunit SecA, which encodes MSVFGKLMRAGEGKILRKLDRIARQVNSIEEDFVDLSDAELRALTDEYRERYEGGESLDDLMPEAFATVREAAKRVLGQRHYDVQLQGGAALHLGYVAEMKTGEGKTLVSTLPAYLNAISGDGVHIITVNDYLAERDSEWMGRVHRFLGLSVGCILANMAPTQRREQYACDITYGTNNEFGFDYLRDNMAWSQEELVQRGHNYAIVDEVDSILVDEARTPLIISGPADQATKWYSDFAKLVKRLEKGEAGDPRVQKPETGDYEIDEKKRTVAIHEAGVGKVEDWLGIDNLYESVNTPLVGYLNNAIKAKELYKKDKDYVVLDGEVMIVDEHTGRILAGRRYNEGMHQAIEAKEEVEIKDENQTLATITLQNFFRLYDKLSGMTGTAMTEAAEFHQIYKLGVVPIPTHRALARADKADLIYRTEVAKFDAVVDDIAEKYEKGQPVLVGTTSVEKSEYLSKQLNKRGVRHEVLNAKQHDREAAIVAQAGRKGSVTVATNMAGRGTDIKLGGNPDDIAEAELRAKGMDPLEDAEQWAAALPAALERAEKAVEAEFAEVKDLGGLYVLGTERHESRRIDNQLRGRSGRQGDPGESRFYLSLGDDLMRLFKAQMVERVMSMANVPDDVPIENKMVTRAIASAQSQVEQQNFEIRKNVLKYDEVLNRQREVIYGERRRVLAGEDLHEQVRHFMDDTIEAYVQAETVEGFAEEWDLDRLWGAFKQLYPVSVTVEELEDAAGEREGITADFIIDAIKDDVHERYDKREEELGSDIMRELERRVVLSVLDRKWREHLYEMDYLQEGIGLRAMAQKDPLVEYQREGFDMFQAMMDGIKEESVGYLFNLEVQVEQQVEEVPVEDEAAEGKPSLEKEPQDAVPAGVAPAIRAKGLDAPQRPDRLHFSAPTAEGGVVEGEMPAAGAGPDGAEPDTGGADGGPVRSEADGMTRAERRKKAQKGRRRKK
- a CDS encoding Rv3235 family protein — protein: MSTNKQKTIPRFYTRALGRSARCEYETGRTDDAAGHGRRHAPGRTGSPRKGPPGRRDPRRPGTGPRRARPEESALRAAARRDREHQPHQWFAQQLQLVLSGRRPVHSLLGHVRGEAFDQLTRLAAHTPLRPRGTNRSAQAVLAVGGQQPVSGVVEAFARITTGSRTRAMAFRLELCADLRWRCSAVELDGVRTAGRG
- a CDS encoding winged helix-turn-helix domain-containing protein, encoding MTAVCDTTTELSLSADEARRIALRAQGLLGAPDRRAGVRGLLRRLGAVQLDTISVLARSHELVPYARLGAVGRETVEAAYWTGGHSFEYWSHAACILPVEEWPHFAFRRRAMQARGHRWHRLQDRDAACAAVRDRLKAEGPLTTTELGGGKNGGEWFDWSETKIAVEWLLDTGEVVCTERRGWKRVYDLAERAIPDPLLHDDIDDHECIRRLVAQAGTAMGVATEADLADYHRLKRDQVTAVVADTDLVPVEVAGWARPAWADPAALTETPRGRHRTTLLSPFDSLIWDRPRTLRIFDFTHRLEAYVPRPKRVHGYFAMPLLAGGKLMGRVDPAREGRTLIARQLSLRTPKAAEPMARALVEAASWAGCSQVRLERLEGAAADVRGALEAEIAHAQREAD
- a CDS encoding type I polyketide synthase encodes the protein MGERPTTAEAEQAAQASERDRHRVVLDVVLAETAALLGQEPGEIDPSRPYLDYGYNSLAAVELTQQLGRLYGTELPLTMLFDQPTPEAVAAYLLSRLGLATGDAPRQRTAARVSAGTASADAGEEEPIAVVGMACRLPGGADSPEELWRLLAEGRDAISAFPTDRGWDLDGLYHPDPDHPGTAATRGGGFLRGVADFDAEFFGISPREALAMDPQQRLLLEGVWRAFEDAGIDPESRRGTDTGVYAGVTGTDYAYLAHADRTRLQGYWGLGTLGAVASGRVAYTYGFQGPALTIDTACSSSLVATHLAIQSLRNGETTLAIAAGVTIMATPTVFIEFSRQRALSPDGRCRSFDTTADGTGFSDGLAILLLERLTDAQHHGHHIHAILRGSAINQDGASNGLTAPNGPAQQHAIQQALHNAHLTPHDIDAIEAHGTATTLGDPIEAQALHHTYAPQRPTNQPLHLGTLKSNIGHTQAAAGIAGIIKMITALHHNHPPKPLPIPTPVPSTNLTLTQKAMG
- a CDS encoding response regulator, whose translation is MVDSFGPAMPVPDTHRDPDVQGSRGCGPREEPIRVLVVDDHALFRRGLEIVLAQEEDIQVIGEAGDGAEAVDKAADLLPDIVLMDVRMPKRGGIEACTSIKEVAPSAKIIMLTISDEEADLYDAIKAGATGYLLKEISTDEVSTAIRAVADGQSQISPSMAAKLLTEFKSMIQRTDESKLVPAPRLTDRELEVLKLVATGMNNRDIAKELFISENTVKNHVRNILEKLQLHSRMEAVVYAMREKILEIR
- a CDS encoding DUF5995 family protein encodes the protein MPTTTTSEQHPVRGRRRPALRGLLAGTALATAMSTIPVTAAHATPADAAQTPSARAASACGTPLSEEEQRTVIALSDTSTLDGDDPLERFDEAVARNRKITAILVRHHDRRGLFAVGLDAMEREVMQPLLHETEFADPDFGHAFTPGLLRRYLEILHDEFLGRPVPPHWKRHFDLAHRCDSSPVRTAMTGYNAHLTVDVGESLADARAGLGDGPDYLTITGALLERNAVVVERTKQAYGVDLGGVWQLVATTGPAMYAISFVNGLGLQIPLAGPVFKTEAEAVWRTTDAVLSAATA